A region from the Coturnix japonica isolate 7356 chromosome 28, Coturnix japonica 2.1, whole genome shotgun sequence genome encodes:
- the TMPRSS9 gene encoding transmembrane protease serine 9 isoform X2 — translation MDQIKPVLGRRGPRASCWKVTITATVVGCVTALYLGILLACHPAAETSFEHTVELRGITFNSSLQAENSDYYRALTPALERLFLSSFQDSQLDWSCTGCTILGYRSGNSSVIVRFRLHFAPQDSQPLSSATEEAALRHGLAAALQEQGLSLAAFGTISSASLTAPSDVSPYRPGLKSGSCPGDLFMCHNTQCVWKENPECDGQKDCADASDEKGCDCGSRPAMQTASRIVGGTEASRGEFPWQVSLRENNEHFCGAAILTEKWLVSAAHCFTEFQDPAMWAAYAGTTSISGADSGAVKMGISRIIPHPSYNTDTADYDVAVLELKKPVTFTKHIQPVCLPHAGHHFPTNKKCLISGWGYLKEDFLVKPEFLQKATVKLLDQALCSSLYSHALTDRMLCAGYLEGKIDSCQGDSGGPLVCEEPSGKFFLAGIVSWGIGCAEAKRPGVYTRVTKLRDWILDAISPFPTSITRTVPLMQSSTNSNTVTAEELNATTSTATPSSSLAPAASKPATAPRPQECGGRPGLSKPNKIVGGTDASRGEIPWQVSLQEDSMHFCGATIIGDRWLLSAAHCFNETNPEEIEAYMGTTSLNGTDGSAVKVNVTRVIPHPLFNPMLLDFDVAVLELARPLVFNKYIQPICLPLAVHKFPVGKKCIISGWGNLQEGNVTMSESLQKASVGIIDQKTCNFLYNFSLTERMICAGFLEGKIDSCQGDSGGPLACELTPGVFYLAGIVSWGIGCAQAKKPGVYSRITKLNDWILDTISQFPSASTGAPSTSSTTRSTADIPTLHPSTTATSPISETTLSEITTTMEETSTAPKSTEPAKPTQAPGKSPVMANPKRPPALAEGAELGCCLPVVPCTSLTFRCSSNVCIGKENPECDGIVDCSNGFDESNCDCGLTTALAFSKIVGGSSAARGEWPWQVSLWLRQKEHKCGAVLIADRWLLSAAHCFDIYSDPKMWVAFLGTPFLNGNDGKMEKIFRIYKHPFYNVYSLDYDVALLELSSPVRFSSTIKPICLPDNSHVFQEGARCFITGWGSTKEGGLMTKHLQKAAVNVIGDQDCKKFYPVQISSRMVCAGFPHGTVDSCSGDAGGPLACKEPSGRWFLAGITSWGYGCARPFFPGVYTKVTAVQGWIAQNLKLWS, via the exons ATGGACCAAATAAAGCCAGTGCTGGGCAGAAGGGGACCGAGGGCCAGCTGCTGGAAGGTGACCATCACTGCCACTGTCGTGGGCTGTGTGACAGCCCTATACCTGGGGATCCTGCTGG CCTGTCATCCTGCAGCAGAGACCAGCTTTGAGCACACAGTGGAGCTGCGAGGGATCACATTCAACAGCAGTTTGCAAGCAGAGAACTCGGACTATTACCGGGCGCTGACGCCCGCCCTCGAAAGGCTG tttctgTCCAGTTTCCAGGACTCCCAGCTGGACTGGAGCTGCACTGGTTGCACCATCCTGGGCTACAG GAGTGGGAACTCGAGTGTCATTGTCCGTTTCCGCCTCCACTTCGCCCCACAGGACTCCCAGCCCCTCAGCTCTGCCACGGAGGAGGCAGCTCTCCGACACGGGCTGGCAGCTGCGCTGCAGGAGCAGGGCCTCTCCCTGGCCGCCTTCGGGACCATCTCCTCAGCTTCTCTTACAG CTCCCAGTGATGTTTCTCCATACAGACCAGGACTGAAGTCAG GGAGCTGCCCTGGTGACTTGTTCATGTGCCACAACACACAGTGTGTGTGGAAAGAAAACCCTGAATGTGACGGCCAGAAGGACTGCGCTGATGCCTCTGATGAAAAGGGCTGTG ACTGTGGGAGCCGCCCTGCCATGCAGACTGCCAGCAGGATAGTGGGAGGCACAGAGGCTTCCAGAGGGGAGTTCCCCTGGCAGGTCAGCCTGCGAGAGAACAACGAGCACTTCTGTGGTGCTGCAATCCTCACGGAGAAGTGGCTGGTGtctgctgctcactgctttaCTGA GTTCCAGGACCCGGCCATGTGGGCAGCTTACGCAGGGACCACCTCCATCAGCGGTGCAGACAGCGGTGCAGTGAAAATGGGCATCTCCCGGATCATCCCTCACCCCTCCTACAACACTGACACGGCTGACTACGacgtggctgtgctggagctgaagAAACCCGTGACCTTCACTAAGCACATCCAGCCCGTGTGCCTGCCACACGCTGGGCATCACTTCCCTACCAACAAGAAGTGCCTGATCTCTGGCTGGGGATACCTCAAGGAGGATTTCT TGGTGAAACCCGAGTTCCTACAGAAGGCGACAGTGAAGCTGCTGGACCAGGCGCTGTGCTCCAGCCTCTACAGCCATGCCCTCACAGACAGGATGCTGTGTGCCGGTTACCTGGAGGGGAAAATTGACTCCTGCCAG GGGGACTCTGGTGGGCCGCTGGTTTGTGAAGAACCGTCTGGCAAGTTTTTCCTGGCGGGGATCGTGAGCTGGGGAATTGGATGTGCAGAAGCCAAACGGCCGGGGGTCTACACACGTGTCACCAAACTGAGAGACTGGATCTTGGACGctatttctccctttcccacCTCCATAACACGCACTGTCCCACTAATGCAATCCAGTACTAACAGTAACACGGTCACTGCTGAAGAACTGAACGccaccaccagcacagcaaCCCCCAGCTCTTCACTGGCCCCAGCTGCCAGCAAACCAGCAACTGCACCCAGACCACAGG AGTGTGGAGGACGACCTGGCCTCTCCAAACCCAACAAGATTGTGGGAGGAACCGATGCTTCCAGAGGGGAGATCCCCTGGCAGGTCAGCCTGCAGGAAGACTCGATGCATTTCTGTGGGGCAACGATCATTGGGGACCgctggctgctgtcagctgcacACTGCTTCAACGA GACAAATCCAGAAGAGATTGAAGCCTACATGGGGACGACATCACTAAATGGAACAGACGGGAGCGCAGTGAAAGTCAATGTAACACGAGTGATCCCACATCCTCTCTTCAACCCCATGCTTCTGGACTTTGATGTAGCTGTACTTGAGCTGGCAAGACCCCTCGTCTTCAACAAATACATCCAGCCCATCTGCCTCCCACTCGCTGTGCACAAGTTTCCTGTTGGCAAGAAATGCATCATTTCTGGATGGGGGAACCTCCAAGAAGGGAATG TCACCATGTCTGAGAGTCTGCAGAAAGCCTCTGTGGGCATCATAGACCAGAAAACCTGCAACTTCCTCTACAACTTCTCCCTCACTGAGCGGATGATCTGCGCTGGTTTCCTGGAGGGGAAGATAGACTCGTGCCAG GGAGACTCAGGAGGGCCCTTGGCCTGTGAGCTCACCCCAGGTGTGTTTTATCTGGCTGGCATCGTGAGCTGGGGAATTGGATGCGCCCAGGCTAAGAAACCCGGCGTGTACTCCAGAATTACCAAACTCAACGACTGGATCCTGGACACCATCTCACAGTTTCCCAGTGCCAGCACAGGAGCTCCTTCCACTTCATCCACCACCAGAAGTACTGCAGACATCCCCACGCTCCATCCCAGCACAACAGCTACAAGCCCCATCAGTGAAACCACCCTGAGTGAGATTACCACCACCATGGAAGAAACCTCCACAGCTCCGAAATCCACTGAGCCTGCCAAGCCCACCCAGGCCCCAGGTAAAAGTCCAGTAATGGCAAATCCAAAGAGACCTCCAGCCCTGGCAGAGGGTGCTGAGTTGGGTTGTTGTCTTCCAGTGGTGCCTTGTACCAGCCTCACCTTCAGGTGTTCCAGCAACGTCTgcattggaaaagaaaatcccGAATGTGACGGAATTGTTGACTGCAGCAATGGATTTGATGAGAGCAATTGTG ACTGCGGCCTGACCACTGCTCTGGCCTTCAGCAAGATCGTGGGTGGGAGCTCAGCAGCTCGAGGAGAATGGCCCTGGCAAGTCAGTCTCTGGCTTCGGCAGAAGGAGCACAAGTGTGGGGCTGTCCTCATTGCCGACAGgtggctgctctctgcagctcactgctttgATAT ttacaGTGACCCCAAAATGTGGGTGGCCTTTCTAGGAACACCTTTCCTGAATGGCAACGACggcaaaatggagaaaatattcCGTATCTACAAGCATCCTTTTTACAACGTCTACAGCCTGGACTACGACGTGgcgctgctggagctgagcagcccCGTCAGGTTCAGCAGCACCATCAAACCCATTTGTCTGCCAGACAACTCACACGTCTTCCAGGAAGGAGCCAGGTGCTTCATCACAGGCTGGGGCTCCACCAAGGAAGGAG GCCTCATGACAAAGCatctgcaaaaagcagcagtgaatgtGATTGGAGACCAGGACTGCAAAAAGTTCTACCCTGTCCAGATCAGCAGCAGGATGGTGTGTGCTGGGTTCCCACACGGCACCGTCGACAGTTGCTCA GGTGATGCAGGTGGGCCCCTGGCATGTAAAGAACCCTCAGGACGGTGGTTTCTAGCAGGAATCACGAGCTGGGGCTATGGCTGCGCCCGGCCGTTCTTCCCTGGGGTCTACACCAAAGTCACCGCGGTGCAGGGCTGGATCGCGCAGAACCTCAAGCTCTGGAGCTGA
- the TIMM13 gene encoding mitochondrial import inner membrane translocase subunit Tim13: MEGGFGSDFGSDFGSGAGGGGKLDPGLIMEQVKVQIAVANAQELLQRMTDKCFRKCIGKPGGALDNSEQKCIAMCMDRYMDAWNAVSRAYNSRLQRERANM; encoded by the exons ATGGAGGGCGGCTTCGGCTCCGACTTCGGTTCCGATTTCGGCTCCGGTGCCGGCGGGGGAGGCAAGTTGGACCCGGGGCTCATCATGGAGCAGGTGAAGGTGCAGATCGCCGTGGCCAACGcgcaggagctgctgcag CGAATGACGGACAAATGCTTTCGGAAATGCATCGGGAAACCCGGCGGGGCGCTGGACAACTCGGAGCAg AAATGCATCGCCATGTGCATGGACCGGTACATGGACGCCTGGAACGCGGTGTCCAGAGCCTACAACTCCCGGCTGCAGCGGGAGAGAGCCAACATGTGA
- the TMPRSS9 gene encoding transmembrane protease serine 9 isoform X3, protein MDQIKPVLGRRGPRASCWKVTITATVVGCVTALYLGILLACHPAAETSFEHTVELRGITFNSSLQAENSDYYRALTPALERLFLSSFQDSQLDWSCTGCTILGYRSGNSSVIVRFRLHFAPQDSQPLSSATEEAALRHGLAAALQEQGLSLAAFGTISSASLTAPSDVSPYRPGLKSGSCPGDLFMCHNTQCVWKENPECDGQKDCADASDEKGCDCGSRPAMQTASRIVGGTEASRGEFPWQVSLRENNEHFCGAAILTEKWLVSAAHCFTEFQDPAMWAAYAGTTSISGADSGAVKMGISRIIPHPSYNTDTADYDVAVLELKKPVTFTKHIQPVCLPHAGHHFPTNKKCLISGWGYLKEDFLVKPEFLQKATVKLLDQALCSSLYSHALTDRMLCAGYLEGKIDSCQGDSGGPLVCEEPSGKFFLAGIVSWGIGCAEAKRPGVYTRVTKLRDWILDAISPFPTSITRTVPLMQSSTNSNTVTAEELNATTSTATPSSSLAPAASKPATAPRPQECGGRPGLSKPNKIVGGTDASRGEIPWQVSLQEDSMHFCGATIIGDRWLLSAAHCFNETNPEEIEAYMGTTSLNGTDGSAVKVNVTRVIPHPLFNPMLLDFDVAVLELARPLVFNKYIQPICLPLAVHKFPVGKKCIISGWGNLQEGNVTMSESLQKASVGIIDQKTCNFLYNFSLTERMICAGFLEGKIDSCQGDSGGPLACELTPGVFYLAGIVSWGIGCAQAKKPGVYSRITKLNDWILDTISQFPSASTGAPSTSSTTRSTADIPTLHPSTTATSPISETTLSEITTTMEETSTAPKSTEPAKPTQAPVVPCTSLTFRCSSNVCIGKENPECDGIVDCSNGFDESNCDCGLTTALAFSKIVGGSSAARGEWPWQVSLWLRQKEHKCGAVLIADRWLLSAAHCFDIYSDPKMWVAFLGTPFLNGNDGKMEKIFRIYKHPFYNVYSLDYDVALLELSSPVRFSSTIKPICLPDNSHVFQEGARCFITGWGSTKEGGLMTKHLQKAAVNVIGDQDCKKFYPVQISSRMVCAGFPHGTVDSCSGDAGGPLACKEPSGRWFLAGITSWGYGCARPFFPGVYTKVTAVQGWIAQNLKLWS, encoded by the exons ATGGACCAAATAAAGCCAGTGCTGGGCAGAAGGGGACCGAGGGCCAGCTGCTGGAAGGTGACCATCACTGCCACTGTCGTGGGCTGTGTGACAGCCCTATACCTGGGGATCCTGCTGG CCTGTCATCCTGCAGCAGAGACCAGCTTTGAGCACACAGTGGAGCTGCGAGGGATCACATTCAACAGCAGTTTGCAAGCAGAGAACTCGGACTATTACCGGGCGCTGACGCCCGCCCTCGAAAGGCTG tttctgTCCAGTTTCCAGGACTCCCAGCTGGACTGGAGCTGCACTGGTTGCACCATCCTGGGCTACAG GAGTGGGAACTCGAGTGTCATTGTCCGTTTCCGCCTCCACTTCGCCCCACAGGACTCCCAGCCCCTCAGCTCTGCCACGGAGGAGGCAGCTCTCCGACACGGGCTGGCAGCTGCGCTGCAGGAGCAGGGCCTCTCCCTGGCCGCCTTCGGGACCATCTCCTCAGCTTCTCTTACAG CTCCCAGTGATGTTTCTCCATACAGACCAGGACTGAAGTCAG GGAGCTGCCCTGGTGACTTGTTCATGTGCCACAACACACAGTGTGTGTGGAAAGAAAACCCTGAATGTGACGGCCAGAAGGACTGCGCTGATGCCTCTGATGAAAAGGGCTGTG ACTGTGGGAGCCGCCCTGCCATGCAGACTGCCAGCAGGATAGTGGGAGGCACAGAGGCTTCCAGAGGGGAGTTCCCCTGGCAGGTCAGCCTGCGAGAGAACAACGAGCACTTCTGTGGTGCTGCAATCCTCACGGAGAAGTGGCTGGTGtctgctgctcactgctttaCTGA GTTCCAGGACCCGGCCATGTGGGCAGCTTACGCAGGGACCACCTCCATCAGCGGTGCAGACAGCGGTGCAGTGAAAATGGGCATCTCCCGGATCATCCCTCACCCCTCCTACAACACTGACACGGCTGACTACGacgtggctgtgctggagctgaagAAACCCGTGACCTTCACTAAGCACATCCAGCCCGTGTGCCTGCCACACGCTGGGCATCACTTCCCTACCAACAAGAAGTGCCTGATCTCTGGCTGGGGATACCTCAAGGAGGATTTCT TGGTGAAACCCGAGTTCCTACAGAAGGCGACAGTGAAGCTGCTGGACCAGGCGCTGTGCTCCAGCCTCTACAGCCATGCCCTCACAGACAGGATGCTGTGTGCCGGTTACCTGGAGGGGAAAATTGACTCCTGCCAG GGGGACTCTGGTGGGCCGCTGGTTTGTGAAGAACCGTCTGGCAAGTTTTTCCTGGCGGGGATCGTGAGCTGGGGAATTGGATGTGCAGAAGCCAAACGGCCGGGGGTCTACACACGTGTCACCAAACTGAGAGACTGGATCTTGGACGctatttctccctttcccacCTCCATAACACGCACTGTCCCACTAATGCAATCCAGTACTAACAGTAACACGGTCACTGCTGAAGAACTGAACGccaccaccagcacagcaaCCCCCAGCTCTTCACTGGCCCCAGCTGCCAGCAAACCAGCAACTGCACCCAGACCACAGG AGTGTGGAGGACGACCTGGCCTCTCCAAACCCAACAAGATTGTGGGAGGAACCGATGCTTCCAGAGGGGAGATCCCCTGGCAGGTCAGCCTGCAGGAAGACTCGATGCATTTCTGTGGGGCAACGATCATTGGGGACCgctggctgctgtcagctgcacACTGCTTCAACGA GACAAATCCAGAAGAGATTGAAGCCTACATGGGGACGACATCACTAAATGGAACAGACGGGAGCGCAGTGAAAGTCAATGTAACACGAGTGATCCCACATCCTCTCTTCAACCCCATGCTTCTGGACTTTGATGTAGCTGTACTTGAGCTGGCAAGACCCCTCGTCTTCAACAAATACATCCAGCCCATCTGCCTCCCACTCGCTGTGCACAAGTTTCCTGTTGGCAAGAAATGCATCATTTCTGGATGGGGGAACCTCCAAGAAGGGAATG TCACCATGTCTGAGAGTCTGCAGAAAGCCTCTGTGGGCATCATAGACCAGAAAACCTGCAACTTCCTCTACAACTTCTCCCTCACTGAGCGGATGATCTGCGCTGGTTTCCTGGAGGGGAAGATAGACTCGTGCCAG GGAGACTCAGGAGGGCCCTTGGCCTGTGAGCTCACCCCAGGTGTGTTTTATCTGGCTGGCATCGTGAGCTGGGGAATTGGATGCGCCCAGGCTAAGAAACCCGGCGTGTACTCCAGAATTACCAAACTCAACGACTGGATCCTGGACACCATCTCACAGTTTCCCAGTGCCAGCACAGGAGCTCCTTCCACTTCATCCACCACCAGAAGTACTGCAGACATCCCCACGCTCCATCCCAGCACAACAGCTACAAGCCCCATCAGTGAAACCACCCTGAGTGAGATTACCACCACCATGGAAGAAACCTCCACAGCTCCGAAATCCACTGAGCCTGCCAAGCCCACCCAGGCCCCAG TGGTGCCTTGTACCAGCCTCACCTTCAGGTGTTCCAGCAACGTCTgcattggaaaagaaaatcccGAATGTGACGGAATTGTTGACTGCAGCAATGGATTTGATGAGAGCAATTGTG ACTGCGGCCTGACCACTGCTCTGGCCTTCAGCAAGATCGTGGGTGGGAGCTCAGCAGCTCGAGGAGAATGGCCCTGGCAAGTCAGTCTCTGGCTTCGGCAGAAGGAGCACAAGTGTGGGGCTGTCCTCATTGCCGACAGgtggctgctctctgcagctcactgctttgATAT ttacaGTGACCCCAAAATGTGGGTGGCCTTTCTAGGAACACCTTTCCTGAATGGCAACGACggcaaaatggagaaaatattcCGTATCTACAAGCATCCTTTTTACAACGTCTACAGCCTGGACTACGACGTGgcgctgctggagctgagcagcccCGTCAGGTTCAGCAGCACCATCAAACCCATTTGTCTGCCAGACAACTCACACGTCTTCCAGGAAGGAGCCAGGTGCTTCATCACAGGCTGGGGCTCCACCAAGGAAGGAG GCCTCATGACAAAGCatctgcaaaaagcagcagtgaatgtGATTGGAGACCAGGACTGCAAAAAGTTCTACCCTGTCCAGATCAGCAGCAGGATGGTGTGTGCTGGGTTCCCACACGGCACCGTCGACAGTTGCTCA GGTGATGCAGGTGGGCCCCTGGCATGTAAAGAACCCTCAGGACGGTGGTTTCTAGCAGGAATCACGAGCTGGGGCTATGGCTGCGCCCGGCCGTTCTTCCCTGGGGTCTACACCAAAGTCACCGCGGTGCAGGGCTGGATCGCGCAGAACCTCAAGCTCTGGAGCTGA
- the TMPRSS9 gene encoding transmembrane protease serine 9 isoform X1, whose amino-acid sequence MDQIKPVLGRRGPRASCWKVTITATVVGCVTALYLGILLACHPAAETSFEHTVELRGITFNSSLQAENSDYYRALTPALERLFLSSFQDSQLDWSCTGCTILGYRSGNSSVIVRFRLHFAPQDSQPLSSATEEAALRHGLAAALQEQGLSLAAFGTISSASLTAPSDVSPYRPGLKSGSCPGDLFMCHNTQCVWKENPECDGQKDCADASDEKGCDCGSRPAMQTASRIVGGTEASRGEFPWQVSLRENNEHFCGAAILTEKWLVSAAHCFTEFQDPAMWAAYAGTTSISGADSGAVKMGISRIIPHPSYNTDTADYDVAVLELKKPVTFTKHIQPVCLPHAGHHFPTNKKCLISGWGYLKEDFLVKPEFLQKATVKLLDQALCSSLYSHALTDRMLCAGYLEGKIDSCQGDSGGPLVCEEPSGKFFLAGIVSWGIGCAEAKRPGVYTRVTKLRDWILDAISPFPTSITRTVPLMQSSTNSNTVTAEELNATTSTATPSSSLAPAASKPATAPRPQECGGRPGLSKPNKIVGGTDASRGEIPWQVSLQEDSMHFCGATIIGDRWLLSAAHCFNETNPEEIEAYMGTTSLNGTDGSAVKVNVTRVIPHPLFNPMLLDFDVAVLELARPLVFNKYIQPICLPLAVHKFPVGKKCIISGWGNLQEGNVTMSESLQKASVGIIDQKTCNFLYNFSLTERMICAGFLEGKIDSCQGDSGGPLACELTPGVFYLAGIVSWGIGCAQAKKPGVYSRITKLNDWILDTISQFPSASTGAPSTSSTTRSTADIPTLHPSTTATSPISETTLSEITTTMEETSTAPKSTEPAKPTQAPGKSPVMANPKRPPALAEGAELGCCLPVVPCTSLTFRCSSNVCIGKENPECDGIVDCSNGFDESNCDCGLTTALAFSKIVGGSSAARGEWPWQVSLWLRQKEHKCGAVLIADRWLLSAAHCFDIYSDPKMWVAFLGTPFLNGNDGKMEKIFRIYKHPFYNVYSLDYDVALLELSSPVRFSSTIKPICLPDNSHVFQEGARCFITGWGSTKEGGLMTKHLQKAAVNVIGDQDCKKFYPVQISSRMVCAGFPHGTVDSCSVSVRAANGAVGWSKLMPSPHAPPQPSCPSHNLPLPPPPPSPSHTRCALCIPPTWSAQGYKQR is encoded by the exons ATGGACCAAATAAAGCCAGTGCTGGGCAGAAGGGGACCGAGGGCCAGCTGCTGGAAGGTGACCATCACTGCCACTGTCGTGGGCTGTGTGACAGCCCTATACCTGGGGATCCTGCTGG CCTGTCATCCTGCAGCAGAGACCAGCTTTGAGCACACAGTGGAGCTGCGAGGGATCACATTCAACAGCAGTTTGCAAGCAGAGAACTCGGACTATTACCGGGCGCTGACGCCCGCCCTCGAAAGGCTG tttctgTCCAGTTTCCAGGACTCCCAGCTGGACTGGAGCTGCACTGGTTGCACCATCCTGGGCTACAG GAGTGGGAACTCGAGTGTCATTGTCCGTTTCCGCCTCCACTTCGCCCCACAGGACTCCCAGCCCCTCAGCTCTGCCACGGAGGAGGCAGCTCTCCGACACGGGCTGGCAGCTGCGCTGCAGGAGCAGGGCCTCTCCCTGGCCGCCTTCGGGACCATCTCCTCAGCTTCTCTTACAG CTCCCAGTGATGTTTCTCCATACAGACCAGGACTGAAGTCAG GGAGCTGCCCTGGTGACTTGTTCATGTGCCACAACACACAGTGTGTGTGGAAAGAAAACCCTGAATGTGACGGCCAGAAGGACTGCGCTGATGCCTCTGATGAAAAGGGCTGTG ACTGTGGGAGCCGCCCTGCCATGCAGACTGCCAGCAGGATAGTGGGAGGCACAGAGGCTTCCAGAGGGGAGTTCCCCTGGCAGGTCAGCCTGCGAGAGAACAACGAGCACTTCTGTGGTGCTGCAATCCTCACGGAGAAGTGGCTGGTGtctgctgctcactgctttaCTGA GTTCCAGGACCCGGCCATGTGGGCAGCTTACGCAGGGACCACCTCCATCAGCGGTGCAGACAGCGGTGCAGTGAAAATGGGCATCTCCCGGATCATCCCTCACCCCTCCTACAACACTGACACGGCTGACTACGacgtggctgtgctggagctgaagAAACCCGTGACCTTCACTAAGCACATCCAGCCCGTGTGCCTGCCACACGCTGGGCATCACTTCCCTACCAACAAGAAGTGCCTGATCTCTGGCTGGGGATACCTCAAGGAGGATTTCT TGGTGAAACCCGAGTTCCTACAGAAGGCGACAGTGAAGCTGCTGGACCAGGCGCTGTGCTCCAGCCTCTACAGCCATGCCCTCACAGACAGGATGCTGTGTGCCGGTTACCTGGAGGGGAAAATTGACTCCTGCCAG GGGGACTCTGGTGGGCCGCTGGTTTGTGAAGAACCGTCTGGCAAGTTTTTCCTGGCGGGGATCGTGAGCTGGGGAATTGGATGTGCAGAAGCCAAACGGCCGGGGGTCTACACACGTGTCACCAAACTGAGAGACTGGATCTTGGACGctatttctccctttcccacCTCCATAACACGCACTGTCCCACTAATGCAATCCAGTACTAACAGTAACACGGTCACTGCTGAAGAACTGAACGccaccaccagcacagcaaCCCCCAGCTCTTCACTGGCCCCAGCTGCCAGCAAACCAGCAACTGCACCCAGACCACAGG AGTGTGGAGGACGACCTGGCCTCTCCAAACCCAACAAGATTGTGGGAGGAACCGATGCTTCCAGAGGGGAGATCCCCTGGCAGGTCAGCCTGCAGGAAGACTCGATGCATTTCTGTGGGGCAACGATCATTGGGGACCgctggctgctgtcagctgcacACTGCTTCAACGA GACAAATCCAGAAGAGATTGAAGCCTACATGGGGACGACATCACTAAATGGAACAGACGGGAGCGCAGTGAAAGTCAATGTAACACGAGTGATCCCACATCCTCTCTTCAACCCCATGCTTCTGGACTTTGATGTAGCTGTACTTGAGCTGGCAAGACCCCTCGTCTTCAACAAATACATCCAGCCCATCTGCCTCCCACTCGCTGTGCACAAGTTTCCTGTTGGCAAGAAATGCATCATTTCTGGATGGGGGAACCTCCAAGAAGGGAATG TCACCATGTCTGAGAGTCTGCAGAAAGCCTCTGTGGGCATCATAGACCAGAAAACCTGCAACTTCCTCTACAACTTCTCCCTCACTGAGCGGATGATCTGCGCTGGTTTCCTGGAGGGGAAGATAGACTCGTGCCAG GGAGACTCAGGAGGGCCCTTGGCCTGTGAGCTCACCCCAGGTGTGTTTTATCTGGCTGGCATCGTGAGCTGGGGAATTGGATGCGCCCAGGCTAAGAAACCCGGCGTGTACTCCAGAATTACCAAACTCAACGACTGGATCCTGGACACCATCTCACAGTTTCCCAGTGCCAGCACAGGAGCTCCTTCCACTTCATCCACCACCAGAAGTACTGCAGACATCCCCACGCTCCATCCCAGCACAACAGCTACAAGCCCCATCAGTGAAACCACCCTGAGTGAGATTACCACCACCATGGAAGAAACCTCCACAGCTCCGAAATCCACTGAGCCTGCCAAGCCCACCCAGGCCCCAGGTAAAAGTCCAGTAATGGCAAATCCAAAGAGACCTCCAGCCCTGGCAGAGGGTGCTGAGTTGGGTTGTTGTCTTCCAGTGGTGCCTTGTACCAGCCTCACCTTCAGGTGTTCCAGCAACGTCTgcattggaaaagaaaatcccGAATGTGACGGAATTGTTGACTGCAGCAATGGATTTGATGAGAGCAATTGTG ACTGCGGCCTGACCACTGCTCTGGCCTTCAGCAAGATCGTGGGTGGGAGCTCAGCAGCTCGAGGAGAATGGCCCTGGCAAGTCAGTCTCTGGCTTCGGCAGAAGGAGCACAAGTGTGGGGCTGTCCTCATTGCCGACAGgtggctgctctctgcagctcactgctttgATAT ttacaGTGACCCCAAAATGTGGGTGGCCTTTCTAGGAACACCTTTCCTGAATGGCAACGACggcaaaatggagaaaatattcCGTATCTACAAGCATCCTTTTTACAACGTCTACAGCCTGGACTACGACGTGgcgctgctggagctgagcagcccCGTCAGGTTCAGCAGCACCATCAAACCCATTTGTCTGCCAGACAACTCACACGTCTTCCAGGAAGGAGCCAGGTGCTTCATCACAGGCTGGGGCTCCACCAAGGAAGGAG GCCTCATGACAAAGCatctgcaaaaagcagcagtgaatgtGATTGGAGACCAGGACTGCAAAAAGTTCTACCCTGTCCAGATCAGCAGCAGGATGGTGTGTGCTGGGTTCCCACACGGCACCGTCGACAGTTGCTCAGTGAGTGTGAGAGCAGCAAACggtgctgtgggatggagcaAACTCATGCCAAGTCCCCatgcccccccccagcccagctgcccaTCCCACAacctccccctcccaccccctcccccaagTCCATCCCACACACGCTGTGCTCTGTGTATCCCACCAACCTGGTCAGCTCAGGGATACAAACAAAGGTAA